In one Winogradskyella sp. MH6 genomic region, the following are encoded:
- a CDS encoding 16S rRNA (uracil(1498)-N(3))-methyltransferase, producing MQLFYNPNISEGDATFSFDKDESRHIIKVLRKKVGDQLHITNGLGWLFNAELALADAKHCSVNILSQNLQPKRPFNLHLAVAPTKMNDRYEWFIEKATEIGIEEITPIICDNSERKVVKLERFEKILQSAMKQSLQCYLPKLNAPIALKDFLDSSFVATKFIAHCEETDKKSLKSQLKNNDDTLILIGPEGDFSVKEIEMALAADFIPVTLGNTRLRTETAAIAACHSVAFVNE from the coding sequence ATGCAATTATTTTATAATCCCAATATCTCAGAAGGAGATGCTACATTTAGTTTTGATAAAGACGAAAGCCGACACATCATAAAAGTGCTTCGTAAAAAAGTTGGCGACCAATTACATATAACAAATGGATTAGGTTGGCTGTTTAATGCAGAGCTCGCCTTAGCTGATGCCAAACACTGTTCGGTAAATATCCTATCTCAAAACCTACAACCAAAACGTCCTTTTAACTTGCATCTTGCTGTTGCTCCAACCAAAATGAACGACAGATACGAATGGTTTATAGAAAAAGCTACAGAAATTGGTATCGAAGAGATTACACCAATCATCTGTGATAACAGCGAGCGCAAAGTTGTAAAACTAGAGCGTTTTGAAAAAATATTACAATCTGCTATGAAACAATCTTTGCAATGCTATTTACCAAAACTAAATGCTCCAATCGCTCTCAAAGATTTTTTAGATTCTTCTTTTGTAGCCACAAAGTTTATTGCCCATTGCGAGGAAACTGATAAAAAATCACTAAAGTCTCAGCTAAAAAATAATGACGATACTTTAATACTTATTGGACCCGAAGGTGATTTTAGCGTTAAAGAAATCGAAATGGCTTTGGCTGCTGATTTTATTCCAGTAACTTTGGGTAACACACGTTTGCGTACTGAGACTGCTGCTATTGCGGCTTGTCATTCGGTTGCTTTTGTAAATGAATAA
- a CDS encoding class I SAM-dependent methyltransferase, translating into MNNTILNTEIQEFINSNLKSDISSLLLKGVPFKDIDSKLIIEQIEAKKRSEKKLPTWFKTSNIYYPNKLNIEQTSSEITANYKADLVSKKSLIDLTGGFGIDAYYFSKKVETVTHCEINLELSEIVKHNYKVLESDNINCLNENGIDALKRLDKPFDWIYIDPSRRDETKNKVFLLSDCTPDIKTHQALFLKYAKHVMIKTSPLLDVSATKSDLKHAKQLHVVAVNNEVKELLWILERDFEGELTIKTVNLTKDKNEVFEFNFGDESNTIVEYSEPLTYLYEPNSAILKAGAFNSVCSTLNVYKLHKHSHLYTSNELKSFPGRRFRIEKVISFNKKEFSKTSIQKANVTTRNFSLSVNDIRKKLKIKDGGLDYLFFTTDRDNNKIIIFCSKEK; encoded by the coding sequence TTGAATAACACTATTTTAAATACTGAAATACAAGAATTTATAAATTCAAATTTAAAATCAGACATTTCAAGTTTATTACTTAAAGGTGTCCCTTTTAAAGATATTGACTCCAAACTCATAATAGAGCAAATTGAAGCCAAAAAACGAAGCGAAAAAAAGTTGCCAACCTGGTTTAAAACCTCTAATATTTATTACCCAAATAAGTTAAATATTGAGCAAACTTCGTCCGAAATAACAGCAAATTATAAAGCTGATTTGGTTTCTAAAAAATCCTTAATTGATCTTACAGGTGGTTTTGGTATAGATGCCTATTATTTTTCAAAAAAGGTTGAAACAGTTACGCATTGCGAAATTAATCTTGAGCTTTCTGAGATTGTAAAACACAATTACAAGGTCCTTGAATCTGACAATATCAATTGCTTAAATGAAAATGGTATAGATGCTTTAAAGCGATTAGATAAACCCTTTGATTGGATCTATATAGATCCATCTCGAAGAGACGAGACAAAAAATAAAGTTTTCCTGCTTTCAGATTGTACACCAGATATTAAAACACATCAAGCGTTATTTTTAAAATATGCTAAGCATGTGATGATAAAAACATCACCATTATTAGATGTATCAGCAACAAAAAGCGATTTAAAACACGCAAAACAGCTTCATGTTGTTGCAGTAAACAACGAAGTCAAAGAACTACTATGGATTTTAGAACGGGATTTTGAAGGTGAATTAACAATTAAAACCGTTAATCTTACAAAGGATAAAAATGAAGTTTTTGAGTTTAATTTTGGTGATGAATCTAATACTATAGTAGAATATTCTGAGCCACTCACCTATTTATATGAGCCTAATTCAGCAATATTAAAAGCTGGAGCTTTCAATTCTGTATGTTCTACCCTCAATGTTTACAAACTTCATAAACATTCACATTTGTACACTTCAAATGAGTTAAAAAGTTTTCCCGGAAGACGATTCCGTATAGAAAAAGTCATCTCCTTCAACAAAAAAGAGTTTTCTAAGACTAGTATACAAAAAGCAAACGTCACCACACGTAATTTTTCCTTATCTGTCAATGATATCAGAAAAAAGTTGAAAATAAAAGATGGCGGCTTAGATTACTTGTTTTTTACCACAGATAGAGATAATAATAAAATTATAATCTTTTGCTCTAAAGAAAAATAG
- a CDS encoding AI-2E family transporter, whose protein sequence is MNSKIIANGILRALGIILAIVLVLFFLYKIQSVIVYIAIAAVISLIGRPIILFLRRKLKFNNTLAVVVTMVLFIGMLGGLIGMFIPLITDQGKNLALLDFDQLERNLDHLYQQIVTYFEFNNIDVEQSLKDSNILSKLDFSLIPNFFNSLVSGLGSFSIGLFSVLFISFFFLKDSKLFEDGMMIFVPEGNETRSKRSWNKIKDLLSRYFVGLIFQILILFVIYTIVLLIFGIDNAVVIAFLCALLNLVPYVGPLVSGFLMLVLSMSSNLGESFSDVILPKTTYVMIGFIIAQLVDNFFSQPFIFSKSVKSHPLEIFLVIIIAGILFGVVGMIVAVPAYTAIKVILKEFLSEYKIVNKLTKGL, encoded by the coding sequence ATGAATTCAAAAATCATAGCAAACGGCATTCTTAGAGCTTTAGGTATCATACTAGCCATTGTATTGGTTTTATTTTTTCTTTATAAAATTCAATCTGTAATTGTCTATATAGCTATTGCGGCTGTAATTTCGTTAATAGGCAGACCTATTATACTATTTCTAAGACGTAAACTAAAATTCAACAATACCCTTGCTGTTGTTGTTACCATGGTATTATTCATAGGAATGCTTGGAGGGTTAATAGGAATGTTTATTCCTCTAATCACAGACCAAGGCAAAAATTTGGCACTCCTGGATTTTGATCAGTTAGAACGTAATTTAGACCATCTATATCAGCAGATAGTAACCTATTTTGAGTTCAACAACATCGATGTTGAGCAGTCTTTAAAAGACTCCAATATACTATCTAAACTCGATTTTTCATTGATCCCTAACTTCTTTAATAGTTTGGTTAGCGGATTGGGCAGTTTTAGTATTGGTTTATTTTCGGTGCTATTTATTTCGTTTTTCTTTTTAAAGGATAGTAAACTGTTTGAAGACGGCATGATGATCTTTGTACCAGAAGGTAATGAAACACGCTCTAAACGCTCTTGGAACAAGATAAAAGACCTTCTGTCTCGTTACTTTGTTGGACTTATTTTTCAGATTCTAATCCTATTTGTTATCTACACCATTGTGTTGCTTATTTTTGGAATAGATAACGCAGTTGTTATTGCTTTCCTTTGTGCCCTACTAAATTTAGTACCTTATGTTGGGCCTTTGGTAAGTGGTTTTTTAATGCTCGTATTGAGTATGTCTAGCAATTTAGGCGAAAGCTTTAGCGATGTTATTTTACCAAAAACCACTTACGTAATGATTGGATTTATCATCGCACAATTGGTTGATAATTTCTTTAGTCAGCCCTTTATATTCTCCAAAAGTGTAAAATCGCATCCATTAGAAATCTTCTTGGTTATCATTATTGCAGGCATTTTATTTGGTGTTGTAGGTATGATTGTCGCTGTACCTGCTTACACAGCAATAAAAGTGATTTTGAAAGAGTTTTTGTCAGAATATAAAATCGTAAACAAGCTTACAAAAGGATTGTAG
- a CDS encoding TrmH family RNA methyltransferase produces the protein MQLTHYTSNFKKQKHPITLVCDNITNAPNIGSLFRIADAFNIEELIFCGNNIPIGKRMTKTSRSTEKYVNNRIEEKIDDVILQLKETHQIIALEITESSTELSTFKLEYNKPIVLILGDENFGVSEFVLEQCDAVVHINMYGNNSSMNVAQATSIALYEFTKQLNS, from the coding sequence ATGCAGCTCACCCACTACACTTCAAACTTTAAAAAGCAAAAGCATCCTATTACACTTGTATGTGACAACATTACCAATGCACCAAATATTGGAAGCTTATTTCGTATTGCAGATGCTTTTAATATTGAAGAACTTATTTTTTGCGGAAACAATATTCCTATTGGAAAACGCATGACCAAAACATCGCGTTCTACCGAAAAGTATGTAAACAATAGAATTGAAGAAAAGATTGACGATGTTATTCTTCAGTTAAAAGAAACACATCAAATCATTGCTTTAGAAATTACCGAAAGCAGCACAGAACTAAGCACTTTTAAACTTGAATACAATAAACCAATAGTATTAATTCTTGGTGATGAAAACTTTGGAGTTTCAGAATTTGTTTTAGAACAATGCGATGCTGTTGTACACATCAATATGTACGGAAATAATAGTAGTATGAATGTAGCTCAAGCTACCAGCATTGCGCTTTACGAGTTTACCAAACAACTTAATTCTTAA
- a CDS encoding acetyl-CoA C-acyltransferase, with the protein MNKDVVIVSAVRTPIGSFLGSLSSVPAPKLGAAAIKGALEKINLKPEMVDEVLMGNVVQAGTGQAPARQAAIYAGIPNSVPCTTINKVCSSGMKAVMQAAQAIQLGDADIMVAGGMENMSLIPHYYHARSATKFGPATLVDGMQKDGLVDAYDNNAMGVCADACAVEYDFSREDQDAFAVQSYKRSEAAWDAGKFNNEVIPVEVPQRRGDAVVVSKDEEYTNVKMEKIPALRPAFTKEGTVTAANASTINDGAAALVLMSKEKAEELGLTPLATIKSYADAAQEPEWFTTAPAKALPKALAKANVELSDVDFFEFNEAFSVVGLANMKILGLSDDKVNVNGGAVSLGHPLGCSGARILVTLINVLHQNNAKIGAAAICNGGGGASAMVIERP; encoded by the coding sequence ATGAACAAGGACGTAGTTATCGTATCTGCCGTTAGAACACCAATAGGAAGTTTTTTAGGAAGTTTATCTAGTGTACCAGCCCCAAAACTTGGAGCTGCTGCCATAAAGGGCGCTTTAGAAAAAATTAATTTAAAACCAGAAATGGTTGATGAAGTACTAATGGGAAATGTAGTACAAGCAGGTACAGGTCAAGCTCCTGCAAGACAAGCTGCTATATACGCAGGTATTCCAAACTCTGTTCCTTGTACAACAATAAATAAAGTTTGTTCTTCTGGAATGAAAGCTGTAATGCAAGCTGCACAAGCTATTCAACTTGGCGATGCTGATATTATGGTTGCTGGTGGAATGGAAAATATGAGTTTAATTCCTCATTATTACCATGCTCGTAGTGCTACTAAATTTGGACCTGCCACCTTAGTAGATGGTATGCAAAAAGATGGTTTAGTAGATGCTTACGACAACAATGCTATGGGTGTTTGTGCAGATGCTTGTGCTGTAGAATATGATTTTAGCAGAGAAGACCAAGATGCATTTGCTGTACAATCTTATAAACGTTCTGAAGCAGCTTGGGATGCTGGGAAGTTTAATAATGAAGTTATACCTGTTGAAGTTCCTCAACGTCGTGGTGATGCTGTAGTTGTTAGCAAAGATGAAGAATATACTAATGTAAAGATGGAAAAAATTCCGGCTTTACGTCCTGCATTTACAAAAGAAGGCACTGTAACTGCTGCAAATGCTTCGACCATTAACGATGGTGCTGCTGCCTTAGTTTTAATGAGTAAAGAAAAAGCTGAAGAATTAGGTTTAACTCCTTTAGCGACTATAAAGAGTTATGCAGATGCTGCACAAGAGCCTGAATGGTTTACAACTGCACCAGCAAAGGCATTACCAAAAGCATTAGCAAAAGCAAATGTAGAATTAAGTGATGTTGATTTCTTTGAGTTCAATGAGGCTTTTTCTGTTGTTGGCTTAGCAAATATGAAAATTTTAGGTCTATCTGACGATAAAGTAAATGTAAATGGTGGAGCTGTTTCATTAGGTCATCCACTTGGTTGTTCTGGTGCTAGAATTTTAGTTACTCTTATTAACGTATTACACCAAAACAATGCTAAAATTGGTGCAGCCGCTATTTGTAATGGTGGTGGTGGTGCTTCTGCAATGGTAATAGAACGCCCATAA
- a CDS encoding C40 family peptidase: MQYGVCNLGIVPIRLEPTDTSEMVTQALYGDFFKVLEQRKKWSRIRFAYDKYEGWIDNKQYVEIEEDQYNRLANSNICLSKDLVQFVSDINNSLYPIPLGSDLNCLNLLEQNFEGNKITEKSDKSNIIDTSFLYLNTPYLWGGKSPFGIDCSGFTQMVYKLNGYQLLRDASQQATQGAALSFIEESEPGDLAFFDNADGNIIHVGIIMKDNYIIHAHGKVRIDRLDHSGIYNIDKNMHTHRLRVIKKII, encoded by the coding sequence ATGCAATACGGAGTTTGCAATCTAGGGATTGTACCAATACGATTAGAGCCTACTGATACCAGTGAAATGGTAACTCAAGCTTTATATGGTGACTTTTTTAAAGTGCTTGAACAGCGAAAAAAATGGAGTCGCATTCGTTTTGCATATGATAAATATGAAGGTTGGATAGACAACAAACAATATGTTGAAATCGAAGAAGATCAATACAATCGATTAGCAAATTCTAATATTTGTCTATCAAAAGATCTAGTACAATTTGTATCTGACATAAACAACAGCCTTTACCCAATACCATTAGGTTCAGACCTAAATTGCTTAAATCTGTTGGAACAGAATTTTGAAGGCAATAAGATTACTGAAAAGAGTGACAAATCTAATATTATAGATACTTCATTTTTATACCTCAACACTCCGTATTTATGGGGAGGAAAATCTCCTTTCGGAATCGATTGCTCTGGCTTTACGCAAATGGTGTATAAACTTAATGGTTATCAATTACTACGCGATGCGTCTCAGCAAGCTACACAAGGTGCAGCATTAAGCTTTATTGAAGAAAGCGAACCTGGTGATTTAGCCTTTTTTGATAATGCTGATGGTAATATTATACATGTTGGTATAATAATGAAAGACAACTATATTATCCATGCGCATGGCAAAGTTAGAATTGATCGTTTAGACCATAGTGGCATTTATAATATTGATAAAAATATGCACACCCATAGACTTAGGGTGATTAAAAAAATAATTTAA
- a CDS encoding DUF4159 domain-containing protein has protein sequence MKKLITLYLILFTFSLFAQDVAVLKYKGGGDWYSNPTALPNLVKFCNDNIDTNINENIQTVEVGSTDIFQYPFLHMTGHGNVFFSDDDAENLRKYLISGGFLHIDDNYGMEPYITKELKKVFPNNELIEIPKDHEIFNTAFEFPNGLPKIHEHDGKAPQAFGIFHEDRLVLLFTFESDLGDGWEDPEVHNDPEHVREKALKMGANIMKYAFEN, from the coding sequence ATGAAAAAATTAATAACTCTATACCTTATACTCTTTACTTTTTCACTTTTTGCTCAAGATGTAGCTGTGTTAAAGTATAAAGGTGGTGGCGACTGGTATAGCAATCCTACTGCTCTACCTAATTTGGTAAAGTTTTGTAATGATAATATAGACACCAACATCAATGAAAACATTCAAACTGTAGAAGTTGGTAGCACAGACATTTTTCAATATCCGTTTTTACACATGACAGGTCATGGCAATGTGTTCTTTAGTGATGATGACGCCGAAAACTTAAGAAAATATCTCATCTCAGGTGGTTTTCTTCACATAGACGACAATTATGGTATGGAGCCGTACATTACCAAAGAACTAAAAAAGGTTTTTCCTAATAACGAGTTAATAGAAATACCAAAAGATCATGAAATATTCAACACTGCTTTTGAATTCCCAAACGGTTTACCAAAAATCCATGAACATGATGGTAAAGCACCGCAAGCCTTCGGTATTTTTCATGAAGATAGATTAGTCTTACTTTTTACCTTTGAAAGTGATTTAGGAGATGGCTGGGAAGACCCAGAAGTACATAATGACCCTGAACATGTGCGTGAAAAAGCACTTAAAATGGGAGCTAACATTATGAAATATGCTTTTGAGAATTAG
- the tsaD gene encoding tRNA (adenosine(37)-N6)-threonylcarbamoyltransferase complex transferase subunit TsaD, producing MKKENIYILGIESSCDDTSAAILYNDTILSNVVADQKIHTEYGGVVPELASRAHQQNIVPVVHQAINKAGITKDQLSAIAFTRGPGLMGSLLVGTSFAKSLAFGLDIPLIDVNHMQAHILAHFIEEEGHQKPPFPFLAMTISGGHTQIVKVTSHFEMEVLGETIDDAVGEAYDKSGKILGLGYPAGPEIDRRAQLGNPKAYKFTKPKVDGLNFSFSGLKTAILYFVQRETKVNPNFVEENLNDICASIQYTIVGILMDKLKLAVKQTGIKHIAIGGGVSANSGIRKALKEAEKKHGWTTYIPKFEYTTDNAAMIAIVGYLKYLEKDFSDFDVMATARLKI from the coding sequence ATGAAAAAAGAAAATATTTACATCCTTGGTATAGAATCGTCTTGCGATGATACTTCTGCTGCTATACTATATAATGATACCATTTTGAGCAATGTTGTGGCGGACCAAAAAATTCATACCGAATATGGTGGTGTTGTCCCAGAATTGGCCTCTAGAGCACACCAACAAAATATAGTTCCTGTAGTGCACCAAGCTATTAATAAAGCTGGCATTACCAAAGACCAACTAAGTGCTATTGCTTTTACACGTGGACCAGGTTTAATGGGCTCATTACTTGTAGGTACTTCGTTTGCTAAGTCTTTAGCATTTGGTTTAGACATTCCTTTGATAGATGTTAACCACATGCAAGCGCATATTTTGGCACATTTTATTGAAGAAGAAGGGCACCAAAAACCACCATTTCCGTTTTTGGCAATGACTATTTCTGGCGGACATACACAAATTGTAAAAGTGACTAGTCATTTTGAAATGGAAGTCTTAGGGGAAACCATTGATGATGCTGTTGGTGAAGCCTATGATAAAAGTGGAAAAATATTAGGTCTTGGCTATCCTGCAGGACCAGAAATAGATAGACGTGCGCAATTAGGAAATCCTAAAGCTTATAAGTTTACCAAACCCAAAGTAGATGGTCTTAACTTTAGTTTTTCGGGTTTAAAAACTGCAATACTCTATTTTGTACAACGCGAAACTAAAGTCAACCCAAATTTTGTTGAAGAGAACTTAAACGACATTTGCGCGTCTATTCAATACACAATTGTTGGCATTTTAATGGATAAATTAAAACTTGCTGTAAAGCAAACTGGTATTAAACATATTGCTATTGGTGGTGGAGTTTCTGCAAATTCTGGCATTAGAAAAGCACTTAAAGAAGCCGAAAAGAAACATGGTTGGACCACTTACATTCCAAAGTTTGAGTACACCACAGACAATGCTGCTATGATTGCTATTGTTGGGTATTTAAAATATTTGGAAAAAGATTTTTCTGATTTTGATGTTATGGCTACGGCTCGGTTGAAGATTTAA
- a CDS encoding peptidylprolyl isomerase produces the protein MKQLFFLLLFIPFLSFSQESLETELDSISSIEDAKTFAKNHKKSNNSKVFTFNKEKHKTRLADELFKLSKGGKKVIKGDYKKTYYKVIDKQKTLHYRVSYIFFDGDKMELEEINEKRDKIISQYQQGYKFDKLAQLHSMDLNAKRGGDLGWFPEGQMYQMFEDAVKDHDTNEIFTLDIEDKNWYYIVLKTHDSKTIEEITVLQYSEAID, from the coding sequence ATGAAACAGCTATTTTTTCTACTACTCTTCATTCCTTTTTTAAGTTTTTCTCAAGAAAGTTTAGAAACCGAACTCGATTCCATTAGTTCTATTGAAGACGCTAAAACCTTTGCCAAAAACCACAAAAAATCAAATAATAGTAAAGTCTTTACGTTTAACAAAGAGAAGCACAAAACACGTTTAGCGGATGAGCTTTTCAAACTTTCTAAAGGTGGAAAAAAAGTTATAAAAGGAGATTACAAAAAGACTTACTATAAAGTTATTGACAAGCAAAAAACACTACACTACAGAGTTAGCTACATTTTTTTTGATGGCGATAAAATGGAACTAGAAGAGATTAATGAAAAGCGCGATAAAATTATTTCGCAATACCAACAAGGTTATAAATTTGATAAGCTAGCACAATTACACTCAATGGATTTAAATGCAAAAAGAGGTGGTGATTTAGGCTGGTTTCCAGAAGGACAAATGTACCAAATGTTTGAAGACGCTGTTAAAGACCATGATACTAATGAAATTTTCACTTTAGATATTGAAGACAAAAACTGGTATTATATTGTTCTTAAAACACACGACTCTAAAACCATTGAAGAAATTACCGTTTTACAATACTCAGAAGCCATAGATTAA
- a CDS encoding HD family phosphohydrolase, with the protein MKELLNKWYKNHALVYKILLFLLTTLFIVYLFPKTGKFRYSFEKGKPWQSESLLAPFNFAIQKTQAEIEEEQLEIENNAPVYFDIDLEIPKNIKLNYITKFNEVFNDSTTAKKALFKQGTDIIETLYENGILDTDYPYSKDKPVVLVASNKVEKRLEYQNLVEEKQLTNRLENYLEKSISSENKNRMISLFFDIVKPNVTLNETLTKTTLEEELSQISLTRGSIDKDQLIISKGQVVEDEEYNILKSLKSEYESQVWNTANYNWVLVAYTLLVALALLMLLLFLQKYRLEVFQNNTKVTFIFFNIALMILLTTLVINYNSQYIYVVPLCILPLVLKAFFDARLGLFSHVLTVLLLGFIVPNSYEYMFLQIIAGIVTILTVSELYKRANLFISVGQITLIYIIAYFAFFVIHEGQITTLKWDTFGLFILCGLATLFVQPLIYIYEKIFGLVSDVSLLELSDTNTKLLKELSNKAPGTFHHSLNVANLAEASANEIGANAMLVRVGALYHDIGKMKNPTYFTENQSNGINPHDELSSRESAAVIVDHVLNGIEIAKKYNLPDRVIDFIRTHHGTSVVYYFYMKEKAENNAVKIEDFSYPGPKPFSKETAILMMCDSVEAASKSLKEPTTTKINDFVENIINKQMESGQFLNANITFKEIQSIKKVLKHKLANIYHLRIEYPE; encoded by the coding sequence ATGAAGGAACTTCTGAACAAATGGTATAAAAATCATGCTTTAGTATATAAAATACTATTGTTCTTGTTGACCACTCTTTTCATTGTTTATTTATTTCCTAAAACAGGCAAGTTTAGATATTCTTTTGAGAAAGGTAAACCTTGGCAATCCGAAAGTTTATTGGCTCCATTTAATTTTGCGATTCAAAAAACGCAAGCTGAAATAGAAGAAGAGCAACTTGAAATTGAGAATAATGCTCCTGTTTACTTTGATATTGATCTTGAAATTCCAAAGAACATAAAGTTAAACTACATTACTAAATTCAATGAAGTCTTTAATGATTCTACTACTGCAAAAAAAGCTTTATTTAAGCAAGGAACAGATATAATAGAAACTTTATACGAAAACGGAATTTTAGATACTGATTATCCATATTCTAAAGACAAACCTGTTGTTTTAGTAGCCTCTAATAAAGTTGAAAAAAGGCTAGAGTATCAAAATCTTGTTGAAGAAAAACAGTTAACAAATAGGTTAGAAAACTATTTAGAAAAATCAATTTCTTCAGAGAATAAAAATAGGATGATATCCTTATTTTTTGATATCGTTAAACCTAATGTGACATTAAATGAAACTCTTACAAAAACTACATTAGAAGAGGAACTTTCTCAAATATCACTAACGCGTGGAAGTATAGATAAAGACCAATTGATTATTTCAAAAGGGCAGGTGGTAGAAGATGAGGAATACAACATTTTAAAATCACTGAAATCTGAATATGAATCTCAGGTTTGGAATACTGCTAATTACAATTGGGTACTTGTAGCATATACATTGTTGGTGGCATTGGCACTTTTGATGCTTTTACTTTTTTTGCAGAAATATAGGTTGGAGGTTTTTCAAAATAATACCAAAGTAACCTTTATATTTTTTAATATCGCTCTGATGATATTGCTCACCACTTTGGTGATTAATTATAATTCTCAATACATATACGTGGTGCCATTATGTATATTACCCTTGGTGTTAAAAGCCTTTTTTGATGCGCGACTTGGTTTATTCTCTCATGTACTCACAGTGTTACTTTTAGGCTTTATTGTGCCAAATAGTTATGAGTATATGTTTCTTCAAATCATAGCCGGAATTGTAACTATATTAACGGTTTCAGAATTATATAAGCGTGCCAATCTTTTTATCTCAGTAGGACAGATAACATTGATATATATAATCGCATATTTTGCATTTTTTGTAATTCACGAAGGACAAATAACAACCTTAAAATGGGATACATTTGGGCTATTTATTCTATGTGGTTTAGCAACACTTTTCGTTCAGCCACTCATCTATATTTACGAAAAGATTTTTGGCCTTGTATCTGATGTTTCGCTTTTGGAATTATCAGACACCAATACTAAGCTTTTAAAAGAATTATCTAACAAAGCACCAGGTACATTCCATCATTCTTTGAATGTTGCCAACTTGGCTGAAGCTTCAGCAAACGAAATTGGTGCGAATGCTATGTTGGTTAGGGTAGGTGCTTTGTATCACGATATAGGTAAAATGAAGAATCCAACCTATTTTACAGAAAATCAGAGTAATGGTATTAATCCTCATGATGAGTTATCAAGTAGAGAAAGTGCAGCGGTAATAGTAGACCATGTATTGAATGGCATTGAAATTGCCAAAAAATATAATTTACCAGACCGTGTGATTGATTTTATTAGAACACATCACGGTACAAGTGTTGTTTATTATTTCTACATGAAAGAGAAGGCGGAAAATAATGCTGTAAAAATTGAAGATTTTTCATACCCAGGACCAAAACCATTTAGTAAGGAGACTGCTATTTTAATGATGTGTGATAGTGTTGAGGCTGCATCAAAAAGTCTAAAAGAGCCAACTACAACCAAGATTAATGATTTTGTTGAAAACATCATTAATAAGCAAATGGAAAGTGGACAATTCTTAAATGCTAATATTACTTTTAAAGAAATTCAGTCCATAAAAAAGGTGTTAAAGCACAAACTAGCCAATATCTATCATTTGAGGATAGAGTATCCGGAATAA